A stretch of Fundicoccus culcitae DNA encodes these proteins:
- a CDS encoding ROK family protein, with product MSEQLSLGIDIGGTKIAIALVDKQGNISNRKEYLSDTRSDETLFLTLTNGIDEVMNDSGLTIRDLKGFGIGIPGLVDLDKGVAVFQNNLPWENFLIVKKLNEYYGETLNVVIDNDVKMAAYAEYKMANLLQDEVFTYITLSTGIAATTIINNQILRGNGFSGEIGLDLIYSEEGYRTLEEVAAGPAIQKFVQDKLGDYSITTKQVFELYKEGDSVAEKAINKSVHSMALSIYSLINLLDPKKIVLGGSVIYYNPFYIELLKDELKKILLDQQHHILDSISATTLGRDNGIIGAGLKVFN from the coding sequence ATGTCTGAACAATTGTCTTTAGGAATTGACATTGGAGGGACAAAGATAGCCATCGCTTTGGTTGATAAGCAAGGAAATATTAGTAACCGCAAAGAGTACTTAAGTGATACAAGAAGTGATGAGACACTGTTTTTGACTTTAACAAACGGTATTGATGAAGTAATGAATGACTCTGGGCTAACAATTAGAGATTTAAAGGGTTTTGGGATTGGAATACCTGGCTTGGTTGATTTAGATAAGGGTGTTGCAGTATTTCAAAATAATTTACCTTGGGAAAATTTCCTGATTGTAAAAAAGTTGAATGAATATTATGGAGAAACTTTAAATGTAGTAATCGATAATGATGTAAAAATGGCTGCATATGCTGAGTATAAAATGGCAAACTTATTACAGGATGAAGTGTTTACCTATATTACTTTATCTACTGGAATTGCAGCAACTACGATTATAAATAATCAAATTCTTAGAGGGAATGGTTTTTCAGGAGAAATTGGTTTAGATCTAATATACAGTGAAGAAGGTTATCGAACACTTGAAGAAGTAGCTGCTGGGCCAGCGATTCAAAAATTTGTACAAGATAAGTTAGGCGACTATTCGATTACTACAAAGCAAGTTTTTGAATTATATAAAGAAGGAGATTCAGTAGCTGAAAAGGCGATCAATAAAAGTGTTCATTCAATGGCACTGTCAATTTATTCGCTGATTAATCTTTTAGATCCTAAAAAAATTGTTCTAGGTGGAAGTGTCATCTACTATAATCCTTTTTATATCGAATTACTTAAAGATGAATTAAAGAAAATTCTTTTAGACCAGCAGCATCATATTCTTGATTCGATTTCTGCAACAACTCTTGGAAGAGACAATGGAATTATTGGTGCAGGATTAAAAGTATTCAACTAA
- a CDS encoding GNAT family N-acetyltransferase, translated as MELQRVHTNEFTAIQLFYHQLIEMMEGSPYLPGWEKDIYPSDEMLHDALNKHELYAVEINGTYVAAMIMNHDYNEGYKKANWAITAKDNEVTVIHALGILPTHQGQGLAKFLVQEAITRAQQNHQKAIRLDVLASNLPAHKLYTSLGFKLIDTVQMFYEDTGWTDYLLYEYVL; from the coding sequence ATGGAATTACAACGCGTCCATACAAATGAATTTACAGCCATTCAGTTGTTTTACCATCAATTAATCGAGATGATGGAGGGCTCACCCTATCTACCGGGTTGGGAAAAAGACATTTACCCATCTGATGAGATGCTACATGATGCGCTCAACAAACACGAATTATATGCGGTTGAAATCAATGGCACATATGTAGCTGCCATGATTATGAATCATGATTATAATGAAGGTTACAAGAAAGCCAATTGGGCAATCACGGCCAAGGATAATGAAGTCACCGTGATTCATGCCTTGGGGATACTCCCCACCCATCAAGGCCAAGGGTTAGCCAAGTTCCTAGTTCAAGAAGCAATCACACGCGCTCAGCAAAATCACCAAAAAGCGATACGCCTAGATGTGCTTGCTAGCAATCTTCCTGCCCATAAGCTCTATACGTCACTTGGTTTCAAACTAATCGACACTGTCCAAATGTTTTATGAAGATACCGGCTGGACGGACTACCTCTTATACGAGTATGTTTTATAA
- a CDS encoding GNAT family N-acetyltransferase, with protein sequence MQLRRLNTDDFLAIQSLYHQLIDMMEGSPYIPGWEKGVYPSDKLLLGALNKEELYAVEVEGIYVAALIINHEYNEGYKEVVWDIDAKDEEITVIHALAVLPTYHGKGLATFLVQEVIRLAKATHQKVVRMDVLASNLPAQRLYTKLGFKLIDTTHMFYEGIGWTDYLMYEYAL encoded by the coding sequence ATGCAATTACGACGTTTAAACACCGATGACTTTTTAGCCATCCAGTCACTTTACCATCAATTAATCGACATGATGGAAGGGTCGCCCTACATACCGGGTTGGGAAAAAGGCGTGTATCCTTCAGACAAACTATTGCTAGGTGCCCTCAACAAAGAAGAACTCTATGCCGTAGAAGTTGAGGGGATTTATGTGGCGGCTTTGATCATAAACCATGAATACAACGAAGGATACAAAGAAGTCGTCTGGGACATCGATGCAAAAGATGAGGAGATTACCGTTATTCATGCTTTGGCTGTGTTGCCAACCTATCATGGAAAAGGGTTAGCCACTTTTCTCGTCCAAGAAGTCATTCGTTTGGCAAAAGCCACCCATCAAAAAGTCGTCCGAATGGATGTCTTAGCTAGCAATCTACCCGCCCAACGACTCTACACAAAATTAGGTTTTAAATTAATTGACACGACACATATGTTCTATGAAGGCATCGGATGGACAGATTACTTAATGTACGAATACGCCCTCTAA
- a CDS encoding pyridoxamine kinase, with amino-acid sequence MSNQVLVINDLPGVAKVAGMSNLPILEAAQFEVGLLPTLILSTHTLGYPGLIKHYLNESFDEILNHWYDMNVQFRGCLTGYFADSKQIDTVIDYLEKVDYDLPVIIDPIMADFGKLYAGFSEDFPEKFRKLVKYADIIVPNLTEACLITDYPFSEDLSTEDYPKICQGLVDLGAKNVVLTGVSNGEVHDGEETIGYYVYTPGEEPQYVMHQKFDTWFKGIGDLSVSLIMAYYLLGDTVLDAVKKSTPYMELAIQHSMKVDRDQKLGIYFEPIIPQFANEIQAMRDAL; translated from the coding sequence ATGAGCAATCAAGTACTAGTTATTAATGATTTACCCGGTGTCGCTAAAGTGGCTGGCATGTCGAATTTACCGATTTTGGAAGCAGCCCAATTTGAGGTGGGCTTACTGCCGACATTGATTTTGTCGACTCATACTTTAGGTTATCCTGGTTTGATTAAACATTATCTAAATGAATCTTTTGACGAAATTTTAAATCATTGGTATGACATGAATGTTCAATTTCGTGGTTGTTTAACGGGTTACTTTGCGGATTCTAAGCAAATTGACACGGTCATTGACTACTTAGAAAAAGTCGATTACGATTTGCCAGTTATCATTGATCCCATTATGGCGGATTTTGGTAAATTATACGCAGGTTTTTCAGAAGATTTCCCTGAAAAATTCCGTAAATTGGTTAAATATGCTGATATTATTGTCCCAAATTTAACTGAAGCCTGTCTCATTACGGATTATCCTTTCTCTGAAGATCTTTCAACTGAAGACTATCCTAAAATTTGCCAAGGTTTAGTTGATTTAGGCGCTAAGAATGTTGTTTTAACGGGGGTTTCTAATGGTGAAGTCCATGATGGGGAAGAAACCATTGGTTACTATGTTTATACCCCAGGTGAAGAACCGCAATATGTGATGCACCAAAAATTTGACACTTGGTTTAAAGGGATCGGCGACTTGTCCGTTAGTTTAATTATGGCTTACTATTTGTTGGGCGATACGGTTCTCGATGCGGTCAAGAAAAGCACGCCGTATATGGAATTGGCCATTCAACATAGCATGAAAGTTGACCGTGACCAAAAACTTGGGATTTATTTTGAACCGATTATTCCGCAATTTGCCAATGAAATCCAAGCCATGCGTGACGCTTTATAA
- a CDS encoding CtsR family transcriptional regulator, whose product MSQRNMSDIIEAYLKGFLKHQEHIEIKRSDVAEHFDCVPSQINYVINTRFTQEHGYLVESKRGGGGYIRILKIHLVDQADQIDQLKDLVGQKISQRNSVNLIQTLYDREIITKREATMILAITEKSVLQTYTDQEQELRATILNTFFDQLKYTDK is encoded by the coding sequence GTGTCGCAAAGAAACATGTCAGATATCATTGAAGCATATCTGAAGGGTTTTTTGAAACATCAAGAACACATTGAAATTAAACGCAGTGATGTGGCAGAACATTTTGACTGTGTACCTTCACAAATTAATTATGTCATCAACACACGTTTTACCCAAGAACACGGCTATTTAGTTGAAAGTAAACGCGGAGGCGGCGGCTATATTCGTATTTTGAAAATCCATTTAGTGGATCAAGCGGATCAAATTGATCAATTAAAAGATCTTGTTGGTCAAAAGATTAGTCAACGTAACAGTGTTAATCTAATTCAGACTTTATACGACCGTGAAATTATTACTAAGCGTGAAGCCACAATGATTTTAGCGATAACCGAAAAATCCGTTTTACAAACATATACCGATCAAGAACAAGAACTCAGAGCAACCATTTTGAATACGTTTTTTGATCAATTAAAATATACAGACAAATAA
- a CDS encoding ATP-dependent Clp protease ATP-binding subunit, with amino-acid sequence MFEELFTDSARQVMIFAAEQAYYLRHQAVGTEHILLGLAREETGIAGKALRSVGATYQALLIELEAIHGKTASPRTEGEVVIPYSPRAKKVIMNASNDAKRLGAAKVGTEHLLLGLLKEEILATVLLKNLGIDINELRKTVYELIGVAQSNERTGAQNLGRQAGRQSRNQAETQSNTPTLDSVARDLTQLARENKLDPLIGRSKEVHRMVQIISRRSKNNPVLVGEPGVGKTAIVEGLAQRMVSGEVPEDIARKRLMMLDMGSLVAGTKYRGEFEERMKKIIDEITNDGEVILFIDELHTLIGAGGAEGSIDASNILKPALARGEIQTIGATTLDEYQKHIEKDAALERRFSRVMVEEPTQEESIQIIDGLKGRYEDHHQVDITEDAVLAAVKLSSRYMTGRRLPDKAVDLIDEAAAKVRIDESMDSLTVSNLERQLSDIADRKEKAILSREFERAASLREEEQAVETAIQTATEKEKEEEVEPVRLQVTGEDVAEVVALATGVPVRQMDTKEADRLINLEEELHKRVIGQDEAVKAVSRAIRRARSGLKSPGRPIGSFLFLGPTGVGKTELAKTIAESMFGSEDNMIRVDMSEYMEKHSVSRLVGSPPGYVGYDEAGQLTEKVRNKPYSVILFDEIEKAHPDVFNILLQVFDDGHLTDGKGRKVDFRNTIIIMTSNIGATALRDEKSVGFGAVNVKDDFNAMEKRIREELKKVFRPEFLNRIDETVVFHPLSKEDIRKVVRLHAQDVVKRLEDLEIEARVTDTAVDIIAEAGYDPEYGARPIRRAIQKQIEDTLSEMMLNGEIELGDRITIGGRSGAINIAHRK; translated from the coding sequence ATGTTTGAAGAATTATTTACAGATAGTGCCCGCCAGGTCATGATATTTGCTGCTGAGCAGGCCTATTACTTACGTCACCAAGCAGTTGGAACCGAGCATATTCTACTTGGTTTAGCGCGTGAAGAAACAGGGATTGCTGGGAAAGCCTTACGTAGTGTAGGAGCAACTTACCAAGCCCTATTAATTGAATTGGAAGCCATCCATGGCAAAACCGCTTCACCACGCACTGAAGGTGAAGTTGTTATTCCCTATTCACCACGTGCCAAAAAAGTCATTATGAATGCATCCAATGACGCCAAACGTCTCGGTGCAGCAAAAGTAGGAACCGAACATTTATTATTAGGTTTATTAAAAGAAGAAATTTTAGCGACTGTCCTATTGAAAAACTTAGGCATTGATATTAACGAATTGCGTAAAACCGTTTATGAATTGATTGGCGTTGCTCAATCTAATGAAAGAACCGGCGCGCAAAACCTAGGTCGTCAAGCAGGGCGTCAAAGTAGAAATCAAGCAGAAACGCAATCAAACACACCAACGTTAGATTCTGTTGCGCGAGATTTAACCCAATTAGCTCGTGAAAATAAATTGGATCCATTGATTGGACGTTCTAAAGAAGTCCATCGTATGGTTCAAATTATCAGTCGTCGTTCAAAAAATAACCCGGTCTTAGTGGGTGAACCTGGTGTGGGTAAAACAGCTATTGTTGAAGGACTCGCTCAACGTATGGTTTCTGGTGAAGTGCCTGAAGATATCGCAAGAAAACGTCTTATGATGTTGGATATGGGTTCTTTAGTTGCTGGAACGAAATATCGTGGGGAATTTGAAGAACGCATGAAGAAAATCATCGATGAGATTACCAATGATGGGGAAGTTATCTTATTCATTGATGAGTTGCATACTTTAATCGGTGCCGGAGGAGCAGAAGGTTCCATTGATGCCTCAAACATCTTAAAACCAGCCCTTGCGCGGGGTGAAATCCAAACAATTGGTGCAACGACTTTAGATGAGTATCAAAAACATATTGAAAAAGATGCCGCTTTGGAACGTCGTTTCTCACGTGTCATGGTTGAGGAACCAACCCAAGAAGAATCGATTCAAATTATCGATGGACTTAAAGGTCGTTATGAAGATCACCATCAAGTAGATATTACGGAAGATGCCGTTTTAGCAGCCGTTAAATTAAGTTCACGCTACATGACAGGTAGACGCTTACCGGATAAAGCGGTTGACTTGATTGATGAAGCCGCTGCTAAAGTGCGCATCGATGAATCAATGGACAGCTTAACCGTTAGCAATCTTGAACGTCAATTGAGTGACATAGCAGATCGCAAAGAAAAAGCCATTTTAAGTCGTGAATTTGAACGTGCCGCAAGCTTACGTGAAGAAGAACAAGCCGTTGAAACAGCCATCCAAACAGCGACTGAAAAAGAAAAAGAAGAAGAAGTTGAACCTGTTCGCTTACAAGTAACTGGAGAAGATGTTGCTGAAGTTGTTGCCTTAGCGACTGGCGTTCCGGTTCGTCAAATGGACACTAAGGAAGCGGACCGTTTAATTAACCTTGAAGAAGAATTGCATAAACGTGTCATTGGTCAAGACGAAGCCGTTAAAGCTGTGTCACGTGCCATCCGTCGTGCCCGTTCTGGCTTGAAGAGCCCAGGCCGTCCAATTGGTTCCTTCCTATTCTTAGGACCAACTGGAGTTGGTAAAACCGAGTTAGCCAAAACCATTGCCGAATCTATGTTTGGTAGTGAAGATAACATGATTCGTGTGGACATGTCTGAGTACATGGAAAAACACAGTGTGTCTCGTTTAGTCGGCTCACCTCCAGGTTATGTGGGATATGATGAAGCTGGTCAATTAACAGAAAAAGTCCGTAACAAACCATACAGCGTTATTTTATTCGATGAGATTGAAAAAGCCCATCCAGATGTTTTCAATATCTTATTGCAAGTATTTGATGATGGACACTTAACAGACGGTAAAGGACGTAAAGTCGATTTCCGTAATACCATCATTATTATGACATCGAATATTGGTGCGACAGCCCTACGTGATGAAAAATCCGTTGGTTTTGGTGCTGTTAATGTTAAAGATGACTTTAATGCGATGGAAAAACGTATTCGAGAAGAATTGAAGAAAGTTTTCCGTCCAGAATTCCTTAACCGGATTGATGAAACCGTCGTATTCCACCCATTATCTAAAGAAGATATCCGCAAAGTTGTTCGTTTGCATGCGCAAGATGTTGTGAAACGTCTCGAAGATCTCGAAATTGAAGCACGCGTAACCGATACAGCCGTTGATATTATCGCCGAAGCCGGATATGACCCAGAATATGGTGCCCGTCCAATTCGTCGTGCGATTCAAAAACAAATTGAGGATACTTTGAGTGAAATGATGCTGAACGGCGAAATCGAACTGGGTGACCGCATCACCATCGGTGGTCGCAGTGGTGCCATTAACATCGCACACCGCAAATAA
- a CDS encoding LysR family transcriptional regulator has product MNLRDLEYFKYLAESLSFTKTAEHFFVSQPSISIALKRLEDEFNSTLIKRNRSTKHIQITPSGQLLYQRTIEMLNLFNNTKTEIANLNSQNVYFGFLPTIGGAYFTRILPYLTEFISDLKLVEEESSDEMLQLIRTRKVPAAIVGLDGSPLHERWLTQYEIDAKPLSVCVSTTHPLAKYSEISAEQLAGQSFLSLSKGYLHHKLFTKWASENNIDTTNVLYTDEIPTAHSIIASGIRVGLMIDTLVKDRTDIIAIPLKDSPLFYINLVLNNETDQIPAQLNFNAKLIEAVEKEFDAKPL; this is encoded by the coding sequence ATGAACTTAAGAGACTTAGAATACTTCAAATACTTAGCCGAAAGCCTGAGTTTCACGAAAACTGCTGAGCATTTTTTCGTATCTCAGCCATCCATTTCCATCGCCCTAAAACGGTTAGAAGATGAGTTTAATTCAACCTTAATTAAACGGAATCGATCAACCAAGCACATTCAAATCACCCCTTCAGGGCAACTTCTCTACCAAAGAACCATCGAAATGTTAAATCTGTTTAACAATACCAAGACTGAGATTGCTAACCTTAATTCACAAAATGTCTACTTTGGATTCTTACCAACCATCGGGGGCGCTTATTTTACGCGCATTTTGCCTTATCTAACTGAATTTATTTCCGATTTAAAATTGGTTGAAGAAGAAAGTTCCGATGAAATGTTACAACTTATCCGTACACGCAAAGTCCCAGCTGCCATTGTTGGCTTAGACGGCTCACCCTTGCATGAACGCTGGTTGACGCAATATGAAATTGATGCCAAGCCGCTCTCTGTTTGTGTGTCCACCACCCACCCTTTAGCCAAATACAGTGAAATCTCAGCCGAACAACTCGCTGGCCAGAGCTTCCTATCTTTATCTAAAGGCTATTTGCATCATAAACTCTTTACAAAATGGGCATCAGAAAATAACATCGATACGACCAATGTTCTGTATACCGATGAAATCCCAACCGCCCATTCCATCATCGCCTCCGGTATCCGTGTTGGCTTGATGATTGATACCCTTGTAAAAGATCGAACGGATATTATCGCCATCCCACTCAAAGACAGCCCGTTGTTCTACATCAATCTGGTTTTAAACAACGAAACCGATCAGATCCCTGCCCAGTTGAACTTCAACGCTAAACTAATCGAAGCCGTTGAAAAAGAATTCGACGCCAAACCCCTCTAA
- a CDS encoding CidA/LrgA family protein has product MKIYKQLFWIFLFSFAGEVFSILLKNWIAIPGSVIGMVLLFLALHYKWIKIEQVETVGSFLTDNMAILFVPAGVGLMTNFDVLGDIWWQLILIILVTTVLMMGFVGRTVQSLKAKTEAKDLNQVSGKED; this is encoded by the coding sequence ATGAAGATATATAAACAGCTATTTTGGATTTTTCTGTTTTCGTTCGCAGGTGAGGTGTTTTCGATACTGCTTAAGAATTGGATTGCCATCCCTGGCAGTGTGATTGGGATGGTGCTCTTATTTCTAGCTCTTCACTATAAATGGATTAAGATTGAGCAGGTTGAAACGGTAGGGTCGTTTTTAACCGATAATATGGCAATTTTGTTTGTCCCTGCAGGGGTTGGTTTGATGACTAACTTTGATGTCTTGGGTGATATTTGGTGGCAATTAATTTTAATTATTCTTGTGACGACGGTGTTGATGATGGGATTTGTTGGACGCACTGTACAAAGCTTAAAAGCTAAAACAGAAGCCAAGGATTTAAATCAAGTTTCTGGGAAGGAGGATTAA
- a CDS encoding LrgB family protein, with product MSTLLPILETPYFGIFMTFLFYLIGDKLYKRWPIPIFNPLIFAIIAIIIVLLLGDIPYETFNKGGQHINLLITPATVALAIKLEKNFIYLKRYYKSILTGIVLGVLFHSVMVIGFALLFRFDGQLAATLFPKSITTAIAVGISESMGGIVSLTVATVVFTGILGALVAPSVFKWFKIDDPVAQGVALGASSHAMGTTKAIEMGEVQGAMSSLSIVVTGIVVVIAAPIGQMVINALFN from the coding sequence ATGAGTACGCTTTTACCTATTTTAGAAACCCCTTATTTTGGAATTTTTATGACATTTTTGTTTTATTTAATTGGGGATAAATTATATAAACGTTGGCCGATTCCTATTTTTAATCCTTTAATCTTCGCAATTATTGCCATTATCATTGTGTTACTTTTAGGCGATATTCCTTATGAAACGTTTAATAAAGGCGGCCAGCACATTAACTTACTAATAACACCTGCAACGGTGGCTTTAGCTATCAAGCTGGAGAAAAACTTTATTTATTTGAAACGTTACTATAAGTCGATTCTTACGGGGATTGTCTTAGGTGTTTTATTCCATTCCGTGATGGTGATTGGTTTTGCTTTATTATTCCGTTTTGACGGGCAGTTAGCAGCTACCTTATTCCCTAAATCGATAACGACGGCCATTGCCGTTGGGATTTCTGAATCAATGGGCGGAATCGTGTCGCTGACAGTTGCTACGGTGGTATTTACAGGTATTCTTGGAGCATTGGTGGCCCCATCGGTCTTTAAGTGGTTTAAAATTGATGATCCTGTTGCTCAAGGGGTCGCGCTTGGAGCAAGTTCGCATGCCATGGGGACGACTAAAGCCATTGAAATGGGCGAAGTACAAGGGGCAATGTCTAGTTTGTCGATTGTTGTTACCGGGATTGTGGTTGTTATCGCAGCACCTATCGGGCAAATGGTTATTAATGCGTTATTTAATTAA
- a CDS encoding lactate oxidase, whose amino-acid sequence MELEDFAKEVMPKGGWGYLAGGSGDEFTLRRNVASFNSKGILPRVLADVEFPDTSTSILGHDLKVPFIMAPIAAHGLAHETKEAGTAKGIAEFGGTIMSISAYSGAKFSEIEEGLQGNARWFQIYMSKDDEFNRNIIDEAKADGATAIILTADSTLSGNRERDINNKFVYPFGMPIVSRYLSGDGKNMSLNNIYAQSKQKISPRDVKFLSEYSGLPVFVKGIQTAEDATLAIGAGAAGIWVSNHGGRQLDGAPGSFETLAEISAAVAGRVPIVFDSGIRRGEHIFKALASGADIVALGRPVLFGLALGGWKGVKSVLEYFETDLKRVMQLAGTQTIADVKQAKLKDLTDWNR is encoded by the coding sequence ATGGAGTTAGAAGATTTTGCTAAAGAAGTCATGCCTAAAGGTGGCTGGGGCTATTTAGCTGGGGGTTCAGGTGATGAATTCACCTTACGCCGTAATGTGGCTAGTTTTAACTCAAAAGGGATTTTACCGCGTGTTTTAGCAGATGTGGAGTTTCCAGATACATCTACGTCTATTCTGGGTCATGATTTGAAAGTGCCGTTTATCATGGCTCCGATTGCTGCACATGGTTTAGCCCATGAAACCAAAGAAGCAGGAACAGCTAAAGGGATTGCTGAATTTGGCGGAACGATTATGTCAATCAGTGCTTACTCAGGGGCAAAATTCTCCGAAATTGAAGAAGGTTTGCAAGGCAATGCTCGCTGGTTCCAAATTTATATGAGTAAAGATGATGAATTTAACCGTAACATTATAGATGAAGCTAAAGCCGATGGCGCAACCGCCATTATTCTAACCGCTGACTCTACTTTGAGTGGAAACCGTGAACGAGATATTAATAATAAATTTGTCTACCCATTTGGCATGCCAATTGTTTCGCGTTATTTATCTGGCGACGGTAAAAATATGTCATTGAACAATATTTATGCCCAATCCAAACAAAAGATTAGCCCACGGGATGTGAAGTTCCTATCTGAATACTCTGGGTTACCTGTTTTTGTGAAAGGCATTCAAACCGCTGAAGATGCAACGCTTGCGATTGGTGCTGGCGCAGCTGGTATTTGGGTGTCTAACCACGGTGGCCGCCAGTTAGATGGTGCACCCGGTTCATTTGAAACCTTAGCCGAAATTTCAGCAGCTGTTGCTGGTCGTGTGCCCATTGTTTTTGATAGTGGTATTCGCCGCGGTGAACATATCTTCAAAGCTCTAGCGAGCGGTGCAGACATCGTCGCCCTTGGTCGCCCAGTCTTATTTGGACTCGCTCTAGGTGGCTGGAAAGGCGTGAAGTCCGTCTTGGAATATTTTGAAACCGACTTGAAACGCGTGATGCAACTGGCGGGAACGCAAACCATCGCCGATGTTAAACAAGCCAAATTAAAAGATCTAACGGATTGGAATAGATAA
- a CDS encoding PucR family transcriptional regulator, with translation MYQSLKKLYPDLLINPSTPINTSAYIHLVLDGDDLYIPADQVGEKEQALLAMLDERTAEVGQSYPQSLSPWSRFLLGQSTDMPSNAASVRWLHLDFQALPENFEYVLWLETLSEAIPAIIATIPYTERRLTIVLSMDEAEGKLVEDLYAVLQTLDSDFDLITKALVGQTYQVNSQLPELYQLEVDLFEQALKNDYIQPFSTLPITLLRMMGRSFYNEQPLLRRVQQTILTHPDYISTITKLFENQGNLSQTADQLFIHRNTLTYRMNKFYKETGYNLQHLPDLILCYLAI, from the coding sequence ATGTACCAGTCGTTAAAAAAGTTGTACCCCGATTTACTGATCAACCCCTCAACCCCAATAAATACCTCTGCCTATATCCATCTTGTGCTTGATGGCGATGATTTATATATTCCCGCGGACCAGGTGGGTGAAAAAGAACAGGCTTTGTTGGCCATGCTTGATGAAAGGACGGCTGAGGTTGGCCAATCTTATCCTCAGTCTTTGTCGCCTTGGAGTCGTTTTTTGTTAGGCCAATCAACGGATATGCCTAGCAATGCGGCTTCTGTGCGTTGGTTGCATTTAGATTTTCAGGCTTTACCAGAAAATTTTGAGTATGTTTTGTGGTTAGAGACTTTAAGTGAAGCCATCCCTGCCATTATTGCGACCATTCCGTATACTGAGCGTCGCTTGACCATTGTGTTGTCAATGGATGAGGCAGAAGGGAAATTGGTGGAAGATTTGTATGCTGTGTTACAAACATTAGATTCTGACTTTGATTTGATTACCAAAGCTTTGGTTGGGCAAACTTATCAAGTGAATTCGCAATTACCTGAATTGTATCAATTAGAAGTGGACTTGTTTGAACAGGCTTTAAAAAATGATTATATTCAACCCTTTTCGACGTTACCGATTACTTTGTTGCGTATGATGGGACGGAGTTTTTATAACGAACAGCCTTTATTACGCCGGGTTCAACAGACCATTTTAACGCATCCGGACTACATTTCTACGATTACCAAGTTGTTTGAAAACCAAGGCAACTTATCACAGACAGCGGATCAGTTGTTCATTCATCGCAACACCTTAACTTATCGGATGAACAAATTTTACAAAGAGACAGGCTATAATTTACAGCACTTACCCGATTTGATTTTGTGTTATTTGGCGATCTAG
- the tadA gene encoding tRNA adenosine(34) deaminase TadA yields MHEEDEFWMRQALEEAAKAGAIGEVPIGAVIVKDNQLIATGHNLREINHAALAHAEMVAIQAANEALGAWRLEGATLYVTLEPCPMCAGAMIMSRVSRVVYGASDPKAGCAGSLMNLLEDERFNHQPELVAGVLADESSQMLKNFFKTLRDRKKNKANG; encoded by the coding sequence ATGCACGAGGAAGATGAGTTTTGGATGCGGCAGGCGCTGGAGGAAGCCGCGAAAGCTGGGGCGATTGGCGAGGTGCCGATTGGCGCTGTGATTGTCAAGGACAACCAGTTGATTGCGACGGGGCATAACTTACGTGAAATCAATCATGCCGCGTTGGCGCATGCTGAAATGGTGGCGATTCAAGCGGCTAATGAAGCCTTGGGCGCTTGGCGATTGGAAGGTGCTACGTTGTATGTGACCTTGGAGCCCTGCCCTATGTGCGCTGGGGCTATGATTATGTCGCGGGTGAGTCGAGTGGTTTACGGAGCGAGTGATCCTAAAGCTGGTTGTGCGGGGTCTTTAATGAATTTGTTGGAGGATGAACGTTTTAACCATCAGCCCGAGCTTGTTGCTGGCGTTTTAGCAGATGAGAGTAGTCAGATGCTCAAGAACTTTTTTAAAACCCTTAGAGACCGTAAGAAAAATAAAGCAAACGGCTGA